From the Polaribacter tangerinus genome, the window AGAGATTATTTCTAATTTCTCAGAAAATGAACTCTACACCAAAAAAGGTCCTGTTTTTCAGACTGCAATTATTGCAGGAATTCAGGCTGTAAAAAAAACATCGTCTTTAATTCCGATGTGCCACCCATTATTAATAAATGGAGTAAATGTGCAAATTGAGGTAGTTGACAGTGAGAATATTAATGTTTTTTGTAAAGTAACTATCGAAGGAAAAACAGGAGTAGAAATGGAAGCCTTAACGGGTGTAAATATTGCTTGTTTAACCATTTATGATATGTGTAAAAGTAGGAGTCAAAAAATGATAATTAAAGAAATTAAGTTGGTGGAAAAAACAGGAGGAAAATCAGATTTTAAAAGCAATTAAATTTCGTTTTAAATTTATATTCACAATAAGTTACTTATATGAAAAAGCATCAAAAACACACTAATTTAGAAAAAAGGCATATCGATAATTTTGCTCCAAATGAATTTGCTTTTTTAGGTGCTAATTGCAGTGTTATTTCCGATGTAGTTTCGCAAATCTCTCAAACATTATCTTCCTATAAATTAGCTTATTTCGATGCATCTCATGCAACTGAAGTAGAAAAAAATTATTTTTCTAAATATGTGTATCATCACCAAGGAAACGTCGAAATTCAAACAACTGGTGCTGTAAATAAATTTGAACAGCGTTTGCAATTTGCACAATATGATGCTGTTTTTATCAATGGAAATCATTACGAAGGTGCTAAGCAAATTTTAATTTTAGATGCTAAAAAAGAAGCCTCTGTTTTAAAACGAATATCGCAATTAAGTAACATTCAGTTTATAATAAAGTTAGAAGAAAAAACTCCTATTTTCGATTTTTTATTAGAAAAGTATCCGAATTTAAAAAACAAAAATTGTTATTCTATTCATGATATAGATAAAATTTCGACTCATATAAACACATTGATTAAAGAAAAAACACCCAATACAAAAGGGTTGGTTTTAGTGGGTGGTAAAAGTACAAGAATGGGAACTGATAAGGCTTTATTAGATTATTACGGAGTTTCTCAAAAAGAATTTGCGAGTAAATTATTAGAAAAAAATGGAGTTCCAACTTTTTATGGTGTTAGTGCAAAAACAACTGAGGCAAAAGAAATACCAGATGTTTTCTTAAACTTAGGTCCGTTTGGTAGTATTTGCTCAGCTTTTCAGAAAGACCCAAATTCTGCTTGGTTGGTGCTCGCAACAGATGTACCTTTTGTAGATGATTTGCTGATAAAAAAATTATTACATCATAGAAACAGTAGCAAAGTAGCAACAGCAATTAAAGGAATAGATAATCAATTTCCAGAGCCATTAATTACTATTTACGAACCCAAAGCCTATCCAATTTTACTTCAATATTTGGCAATGGGATATTCTTGTCCGAGAAAAATGCTTATCAACTCTGATGTAGAAATTGTAGAAGTAGCAAACCATTTTATAAGAAATATAAATACCCCCGAAGAGTTTGAGAAAGCAAAAAAGGAAATTAAAGGAAAGTAATATTTCTTTTTAAAGAGTAACTTCTTTTTTATGAAGAAAACGAGTTAATTTCATAGAGGCATCTAATAAAATTACTTTTGCATTTCCGTTTCTTTCTATATGATAAATTGCAGTATTTAACTCTTTTTCTATGTCTATAATATTACCACCATGAATAAAAGGAGCAAATTTAGAAAGTTCGAACTTAGTTTTCGTTTCCATAAATACTAGTTGCTCGCTTTTGTAGTTTAGTAGCATTGCTTGTCTAAAAAATTGCAAACAATATTCTAAAAAACGTTTTTGAGTTTCTCTACCAGATTTCGCAATAGTGTCTGACCACGCAATTAATTGCTGAACAACAGAAGCATCAACTTTGGCCTTAAAGGCGGTTCTTACCCAAGTAACAAACCATTCTTCAAAAATTATATCTGCAGTATCATTTTTGTACAAATGCAGCGCTTTATTATAATTGCCTTCTGCTTGGTGAGTAATTTTAGCGGCATCGTTTGTGGTACAATTTTCCTTTTCTATTAGTGCATTGGCAATATCACTTTCACTTAATACAGGAAAATGGAGTGCTTGGCATCTCGATTTTATGGTATTTATAATTTGCTCTTCATTTTCTGAAATAAGAATAAAAACAGTTTTACTTGGTGGCTCTTCAATAAGTTTTAATAATTTATTTGAGGCTGCAGTATTCATTTTTTCTGCCATCCAAATAATCATCACTTTAAAACCACCTTCATAAGATTTTAGTTGTAATCTTTTTACAATATCTTCAGCCTCATCAACCCCAATAGTACCTTGTTTGTTTTCTACACCAATAAATTGAAGCCAATTAAACAAGCTACCATATGGCTGAGTTTTTATAAATTCTCGCCAATCTTCTAAAAAAAGACTACTAATAGCGTGTTTTTTTACACTATCGTTTGTGGTTACAGGAAACGCAAAATGCAAATCTGGATGCTGTAATTTTTCACACTTTAAAAGAGCGGCCTCTTTATTGTCGGAAAAATTAGCAATTAAAAACTGAGCGTAGGCAATAGCCATTGGCAAAGTTCCGCTACCTTCTTTACCAATAAAAAGTTGTGCATGTGGTATTCTACCATTTTCTGCAGAAACTTGCAAATGAGTTTTTATGTGATCTTGACCTATAATTTGGTTAAAAAGCATTTACAAATATAAAATTTGTTCTTTAGAAAATGATATATTTTAGGATTCAAAAAAAAGTTTTTAAACGAATTATCTGCAATGGGTGTGTAACGTATTTTAAGTAGTTAAAAAACCACTTAAATTGAGTACTATTTTTTGTAATTTCTATTACGCAATCGTTAACTTAACTTTTCTTGTTTCAGTTTTTAAAAAACTAAAGAATTCGGTATTTTTGTGAAAACAACCCAAAAATGAAAACACTAAAAGATTTTAATTTCGAAAATAAAAAGGCCATTATTCGTGTAGATTTTAATGTACCCTTAAATGCAGCATTTCAAGTAACAGACAGTACTAGAATTCAGGCTGCAAAAGCAACTATTATAGATATTTTAGAACAAGGAGGAAGCTGTGTTTTAATGTCTCATTTAGGAAGACCTAAAGGATTTCAATCAGAATTTTCATTGCAGCATATTGTAAAGTCAGTAGCTACTATTATTGGGTGTAACGTTAAATTCGTACCAGATTGTGTAGGGGAAAAAGTAGAGGAAGCTGTAGCAAATTTAGAACCTGGTGAAGTACTACTATTAGAAAACTTGCGTTTTTATGAAGAGGAAACTAAAGGAGATATTGCATTTGCTCAAAAATTAGCTAATTTAGGAGATATATACGTAAATGATGCCTTCGGAACTGTACACAGAGCACACGCATCTACCACTATTATTGCACAGTTTTTTGAGAACAACAAATGTTTTGGAAATTTATTGGCAAGAGAAATAGAAAGTATAGATAAAGTATTAAATAATTCGGAAAAGCCCGTACTAGCTATTTTAGGAGGTGCAAAAGTATCTTCTAAAATAACGGTTATAGAAAATATTTTAGATAAAGTAGACCATCTTATTATTGGTGGTGGAATGAGTTTTACTTTTGTTAAAGCCCAAGGTGGTAGCATAGGAAACTCTATTTGTGAAGATGATAAAATGGAGCTAGCATTAGCTATTTTAAAACAAGCAAAAGAAAAAGGAGTAGAGGTTCATATTCCTGTAGATGTTGTTGCAGCAGATAATTTTTCGAATGATGCAAACACTCAGGTTTGCGACATTAATGCCATTCCTGATGGTTGGGAAGGAGTAGATGCAGGACCAAAATCTAGCGCTATTTTCGATGCCGTTGTAAACCAATGTAAAACCATTTTATGGAACGGACCTTTGGGAGTTTTTGAAATGGAATCTTTTTCTGCAGGAACCAAAGCACTTGGAAATTCTATAGATAAAGCAACTAAAAATGGTGCTTTTTCTTTAGTTGGAGGTGGAGATTCTGTTGCAGCAGTTAAACAGTTTGGTTTTGCAAGTAAAGTAAGTTATGTTTCTACTGGCGGTGGTGCTATGTTAGAAATGTTAGAAGGAAAATCTTTACCAGGTATCGATGCAATTTTAAAAGAATCATAAACAACATATATCTGTTACACCTTTAATAGCAGTTGTTAATTGGTTATAATTTATTTTTATAAGCGTATAATTTTAAAATTATACGCTTTTTGTTTTACGTATATTTAAGTTTTAACTTCGCATTTTACAGTACTACATTTTAATAAGAAAAAATTCAGTTATATAGTAAGTTATGAAATATACTACATTACCAAATACCAATATTAAAGTTTCTAAAATTTGTTTGGGAACGATGACATGGGGAAATCAAAATACAGAAGAAGAAGCTTTTGAGCAAATGAACTATGCACTAGAGCAAGGAGTCAATTTTTTTGATACTGCAGAGCTGTATCCTGTTCCTGCAACTGCAGAAAGATATGCAGATACAGAACGTATAATTGGCAATTGGTTTCAAAAATATGGAAATCGTAAAAATGTGGTTTTAGCTAGTAAAATTGCTGGTGGTGGCGATTATACAAAGCACATTCGAACAGGAGGTTTTACGAAAGAAAATTTAACAGATGCTATAGAAAAAAGTCTCGAGCGTTTGCAAACTGATTATTTAGACTTGTACCAGCTTCATTGGCCATCGAGAGGTGTTAATTGTTTTGGTACTAGAGATTATCCATATAAAACAAGTACTAAAGAAGCAGAAAATCATTTAGAAATTTTAGAAACGCTTCATAAATTTGTGTCATCAGGAGTTATAAAAGCTATCGGTCTTTCTAATGAAACTCCTTGGGGAACGATGAAGTATTTAGAAACAGCAAAAGCAAATAATTTACCCAAAATGGCTACCATTCAAAATTCGTACTCTTTAATACATAGGGCTTATGAATACGGAATGTCGGAAGTTTCTTTAAGAGAAAATATTGGTTTACTGGCTTATTCACCGTTGGCACAAGGTGTATTGTCTGGTAAATATTTAAACGGAAATAGTCCCGAAGGGTCAAGAGGAAACTTATTTCCAAGATTTATAGCACGTTATATGGGAAATGGCTCTTTGGAGGCTGTTAAGAGATATGAAGAATTGGCTGTTAAAAACGGAATTACATTATCGGAAATGTCGTTGGCATTTATCAACCAATTACCTTTCGTAACAAGCACTATTATTGGAGCAACAAAAATGACTCAACTAAAAGAGAATATTGGTAGTATTAATATTGATTTATCGGAAGAAATACTAAAAGAAATTGAAGCTATTCATGCAGATTTTCCGAATCCGGCACCATAATTTATTACAACTTACAATAAAAAAACCGAAGTAAGTTTGTATAAACTTACTTCGGTTTTTTTTACGCTATTGTATTCTTATTCTAAAGGGATTAATTTCAATTTAGTAGCTAAAAAACGTCCATTTTCAATAGTTCCCTCTATACTTCCTTTTCTTATTACATTGCAAAAGCCAGTATTTTCATCGTGGGCATCACCAAAATCATCAATAGAAAATCCGTCAATAAAATAAGCTTCATCAAATACTTTTACAGCCAAACTACAGCCAGCCTCAGAATCTAACTCAAAGTTACATTGTCCACAAGAAATTTCTGCGGATGCAATTGTTATTTTTGCTTCTTTCTTGCATGCTACAAAGGCTAGTAAACATACAATTATAATTTTTTTAAACAACATATTTTTAGATTATTACTTAGACCAATTATCTCTTAAACCAACTGTTTTATTAAATACAAGTTTATTTTCTGTAGTATCGTCATCAACACTAAAGTATCCTAAACGTTGAAACTGAAAGCGATCGCCAATATTGGCAGATTTTAAACTAGGCTCTACAAAAGCATTGATTATCTCTAAAGAATTCGGATTTAAAAATTCCATAAAATCCTTGTCTTTGTGTGCATCTGGTGCAGGATCTAAAAATAACCTGTCATAAGCTCGAACTTCTGCTTTTAAGGCATGTTTTGCCGAAACCCAATGCAAAGTACCTTTTACTTTACGCATACTTTCTTCGGTACCACTTCCCGATTTTGTAAGTGGGTCATAAGTACACTGAATTTCTGTTATGTGCCCGTTTTCATCTTTTGTACAACTATTAGCAGTAATAAAGTAAGCATTTTTTAAACGCACTTCTTTGCCAAGTTTTAAACGGAAAAATTTTTTATTTGCCTCTTCTCTAAAATCTTCTCTTTCAATGTAAATTTCTCTAGAGAAAGGAACTTCTCTAAACCCAGCAGTTTCATCTTCTTGATTGTTTTCTGCTTGTAAGAATTCCTCTTTTCCTTCAGGATAATTTGTAATAACAACTTTTACAGGGTCTAATACTGCCATAACTCTGTTGGCAGTTTTATTTAGGTCTTCTCTAATTTTAAACTCTAAAAGAGCCACATCAATTACATTTTCTCTTTTAGAAACACCTACAGTTTCAATAAATTTTCGAATTGAGTTGGGTGTATAACCACGTCTTCTTAAACCAGATATTGTTGGCATTCTTGGGTCGTCCCAACCTGCTACAATTTCTTTTTCAACTAAAGTTAGTAATTTTCTTTTGCTCATTACCGTATAACTTAAGTTTAATCTAGAAAACTCTCTTTGCTTTGGAGGCAATGGAAGGGTGTTTTTACTATATTCAAACACATTGTCTCGAAACCAATTGTACAATTCTCGGTGCGGTTTAAACTCTAAAGAACATAACGAATGTGATATTTGCTCTATATAATCACTTTCTCCATGTGTCCAATCATACATTGGGTAAATGCACCATTCGTTACCAGTTCTATGATGTGATTTATATAATATTCGATACATTAATGGATCTCTCATTAACATATTCGGACTTTCCATATCTATTTTTGCACGCAGTGTATGCTCTCCTTCTTTAAATTTTCCCTCTTTCATGCCCAGAAACAATTCTAAATTTTCCTCTACAGAACGGTTTCTATATGGGCTTTCTGTACCCACAGAAGTTGGGGTTCCTTTCTGAACTCTCATTTCTTCTGAAGTTTGAGAATCTACATACGCTTTGCCATCTTTTATTAATAATACAGCCCAATCGTATAGTTGTTGAAAATAATCAGAAGAATAACACTCGTTAGCCCAAGTATATCCTAGCCAAGAAATATCCTTTTTTATAGCATCTACATATTCTTGCTCTTCTTTTGCTGGGTTTGTATCGTCGAAACGTAAATTTACAGGAGCTTTATAAGTTTCGCCCAATCCAAAGCTAATTCCAATTGCTTTGGTGTGCCCAATATGTAAATAACCGTTTGGTTCTGGCGGAAAACGAAAACGTAAATTACTCTTTGGCATTCCGTTTGCCAAATCTTCTTCTATAATGTGCTCTAAAAAATTGAGCGGTTTTTTATTTTCAGACATTTTCTAATAGGAAATATTTAAGTCACAAAATTACATAAAATAAGTTGTTTATTTTTATTTTAGACGTTCCTTTATACTGAAGGCATTCAGTAATAAAGTCGGGCTTTACACGCTATCTTTTTTAGTATTATTTTTTTAAAATGACCTTTGTATTCCGCTTTCCTTTATACAGTTTAAAACCAATAGCATCGTTCCATGCTATTTTGCTTATTTTCAACTTTTTAAAAAAGGATGTTGTTCCAATCCCTAACGCGCAGTTCAACCTCTAAAGTTTTCATAAAATAATTTTGTCTATTCTTTTTTATTGTAATTTTGCATTATGAAAAAAGATGGAGAAAAAAAGCCAGATTTAGTTGTTTTTAATGAAAAAACACAACAATATGATGCTGCTTTAAAACCTTACGGAACTTCTGCTAGCTCGCCTGTTATCAAACCATTAAATACTGCTACATGGCGTAACGATGGTGTACAACGTGTAAATAAACAATTTAAATCTAAGTTTGACGAGGTTAGAAAAGAGTATGAAGAGTTGCTCGAGAAATTTCAATACAACGATTTAATTTATAATGCTAAATTTAGTTTTGAACCAAATATTGGAGAAGTATATCATTTGTATAATAATAGAAATGATGAGCCTTTTTTATCTATTATTTCACCCAATCAATGTAGTTTTAAACACTTAGGTTCCTTTCGTTTAAATACAGACAAAATGTGGGAAAAAGTTACTTAATTTTAAAAAGGAGGTATTATTTAATATAATTTTATGGGTATAATAAAGGTTAATAATATTAGGGTATTTGCATATCACGGCTGTTTAGAAGAAGAAGCTAAAATAGGAAGCGAGTACAGGGTAGATGTAACGGTAAAAGCAAACTTAAAAAAATCGGCAAAGACAGATGAGTTAGCAGATACTATAGATTATGTTCATTTAAATTATATAGTTAAAGAAGAAATGGCCATTCGTTCTAAACTTTTAGAAGAAGTAGCACAAAGAATTTTAGACCGTTTTTTTAGAGAGTTAAGAACACTAAAAAAAGCCACTGTTTCTGTAGCAAAGATCAATCCACCAATTGGTGGAAATGTAGAAGAAGTGGTGGTAATTTTAACAAAAAAGCGATAATTAAAAAAAAATCTTGTAAGACTTCTAAATTTGCGTAAATTTGCAGTCCCTAAAATAATTTAAGAAATAGTATTTAAATACATAAGGTGTCTTGGCCGAGTGGCTAGGCAATGGTTTGCAAAACCATGTACAGCGGTTCGAATCCGCTAGACACCTCTAAAAGCGTTTCAAAAAATATTTTTTGAAACGCTTTTTATTTAAATGCAAATTATCGACTTTATTTTTCGTTCTATCGAAAAATTAAAATTTAAAATATAAAGGGTATTTATGTTTGTACTAACAAAATAATAAAACACTTTATGATGTTACAAATTTTACCACCAGATAATTCCGCTCTAGAAGAATCTTCAGCTTTAGACGGACAATTGTTTTTAGTGATTTTTGCAATGGCAATGGCTGTTTTTTTAGTTCTTAAAATTGCCAAAAAAATAAGTACTATTAAAGTATTTAAATCATCAGAAAACAAAAAATACTCGTCTCAATAATTAGACTTTTCTTAACAATATAACCGCTCATTTTTCTTCATCTTTGATATCTTTAAGATAATATTTAAATAACGGACTCAAATATTCTTTAAAAATTGATAATTTTAAGGAATATTTACACCCAGTTTAAAAAGTTAAGATGAAGATTTATCCAATAGAAACAGGCAATTTTAAGCTAGATGGTGGTGCAATGTTTGGCGTAGTACCAAAAACCATTTGGCAAAAAACAAATCCTGCAGATGCCAACAATTTAATTGATATGAGTATGCGTTGTATGCTCATAGAAAACGGTCAACAACTCATTTTAATAGACACAGGTTTAGGCGCTAAACAATCTGAAAAATTTTTTAGCTATTATTATTTATATGGCGACTTTTCTCTAAACTCATCTCTTAAAAAATTAGGATATCATAGAGATGATATTACAGATGTTTTTTTAACACACTTGCATTTCGACCATTGTGGTGGTGTTATAGAATGGAATACATCAAAGTCAATGTTACAACCTGCATTTAAAAATGCAAAAATTTGGTCTAATAACGCTCATTGGAAATGGGCAACTGAGCCAAATCCAAGAGAAAAAGCTTCCTTTTTAAAAGAAAATATTTTTCCTATTGAAGAAAATGGTCAGTTAAATTTTATCGACAATAATGGTCAAAATTCATTAGGTTTCGATATCTTATTTATGGATGGTCATACAGAAAAACAAATGTTACCAAAAATTACTTATCAAGGTAAAACAATTGTTTTTATGGCAGATTTATTACCAACAATTGGTCATATACCTTTACCATATGTTATGGGGTATGACACAAGACCACTATTAACTATTAAAGAGAAAGATAATTTTTTAAAAGAGGCTGCCGACAATAATTATTACCTTTTTTTAGAGCATGATGCTCATCATGAACTCTGTACAGTAATGCACACAGAAAAAGGAGTACGATTAAAAAACACACATAAATTTATAGATATATTTAATTAGAAACAGAAATGAACGTATTAAAACCAATTATGTATTCAGCTTTTGCTGGTCTTTTATTTGCAAGTTGTAAATCTTCAATAACTACAATACCAGTTCCGGCTGGCGCAAATACAGTTTTAAATATCCCAGCCAAAAAAGCAGGTTTATCTGAAATAGAAACAAAAACTTGGAGTCATTTAGACCTCGAAACCGATACCATACCAGGAATGAGTATTGAAAAAGCATACCAGTTTTTAGATGGTAAAAAAGGAGTTTCGGTAGTTGTTGCTATTGCAGACTCTGGAGTAGATGTATCGCACGAAGATTTAAAAGATGTAGTTTGGGTAAATGAAGATGAGGTTGCAGGAAATAATAAGGATGATGACAATAATGGATATATAGACGATATAAATGGTTGGAATTTTTTAGGAAATGCTGCCGGAGATTTGGTAAATGCAGATCAGTTAGAAATTACAAGGCTTGTTAAAAAAGGAATGGATAAGTTCGGAGATAAAAAAGCAAGTGAAATAACAGCAGAAAATAAAACTGAATTTGAAGAGTTTTTAAAATTAAAAGAAAAATTTGAAGCATCTGTTACTGCCCACGAACAAGAATTAAAAAATTTAAACCAAACAGCTACTAGAATTAATCAAATAGAGGATAATTTTAATGCCGTTAAAAAGTTTTTAGGTAAAGACTCCTTTACCATTGATGATTTAAAAAGTGCCAAACCAGAAAAACCTGTTTTAGCAGCACAAATTGCCGATATTACAAATATGTTAAGCCGAGGAATGACTGAAGAGGCTTTGTTAGATTACAAGAAGCAATTAATGGATTACAAAACGTCTAAGGAATCTGGTAAAAGTTACGACTTAAACTTTAATAAAAGACAAACTTTAGGAGACGATTTATACGACATTACAGATACCAACTATGGGAACAATAATGTTATTGGTTCTAAAGATTTAGAAAGTCACGGTACACACGTTGCGGGTATTGTAGCCGCATCTAGAAACAATAATAAAGGTGTAAACGGTGTAGCGCATAATGTAAAAATTATGGCAGTAAGAGTTGTGCCTGATGGAGATGAGCACGACAAAGATGTAGCTTTAGGTATTCGATATGCAGTAGATAATGGTGCAAAAATAATAAATACAAGTTTTGGAAAAGCCTATTCACCAAACAAGCAGTGGGTGTATGATGCAATAAAATATGCAGCAAAAAAAGATGTTTTAATAGTAAATGCAGCCGGTAACGATGGTAAAAATATAGATGTTGAAAAAACATATCCTAACGACTCCAAAGACTTGTTAACAGAAATAACAGATAACGTAATAACAATTGGTGCAATGAGTGCCTCTTATAATGAAAACTTACCTGCGTCATTTTCTAATTACGGAAAAATAAATGTAGATGTTTTTGCGCCAGGAGTAGCTATATACGCTACGATGCCTAAAGATGAATATGCACAAAATAGTGGAACTTCTATGGCAGCACCTTCTGTGGCAGGTATTGCAGCCTTAGTACGTTCATATTATCCGCAATTATCTGCAAGTCAGGTGAAACATATTTTAATGAATTCTGGTTTTAAAATACCTTTTGAAGTAATAAAACCTGGATCTAAAAACGAGAAAGTTCCCTTTTCTGATTTATCAGTATCTGGTAGAGTTGTAAATGCTTACAATGCTTTAAAAATGGCAGATAGAATTGTAAACGGAAAAAAATAATTTAAAAAACAGCGGTATAATTATCGCTGTTTTTTTACTTTTATATCAAACTAAATTAATAAAATAATGAAAAAAATATTTTTATTTGTTTGTTCAGTAGTACTTTTTACTGCTTGTACTCAAACAAAAAATAGCGTTTACAATCAGGTAACTAGTACTGTAAACCCAGGTTACTGGCAGCAGTATATTTCTTATAAAATGGATATTGATGTAGATGCAGAGAAACATCAATACAAAGGAAAACAAGAAGCAGTTTACACCAATAATTCGCCAGATGAGCTTACAAAAGTATACTACCATTTATACTTTAATGCTTTTCAGCCGGGTTCTCAAATGGATGTTAGGTCTTTAAATATCAAAGACCCAGACGGTAGAGTTAGAGATAGAATTAGTAAACTTACCCAAGATGAAATAGGTTATATTAAAGTAAATACTTTGAAGCAAAATGGAGTTCCGGTGTCTTTTGAAACAGTAGGAACTATTTTAGAAGTAACCTTAAATACGCCAATAAAATCTGGAGAAAGTGTAAAATTTGATATGGATTTTGATGCTCAAGTACCATTACAAATTCGAAGATCTGGAAGAGATAGTAAAGAAAACGTAGCGCTT encodes:
- a CDS encoding S8 family peptidase; this encodes MNVLKPIMYSAFAGLLFASCKSSITTIPVPAGANTVLNIPAKKAGLSEIETKTWSHLDLETDTIPGMSIEKAYQFLDGKKGVSVVVAIADSGVDVSHEDLKDVVWVNEDEVAGNNKDDDNNGYIDDINGWNFLGNAAGDLVNADQLEITRLVKKGMDKFGDKKASEITAENKTEFEEFLKLKEKFEASVTAHEQELKNLNQTATRINQIEDNFNAVKKFLGKDSFTIDDLKSAKPEKPVLAAQIADITNMLSRGMTEEALLDYKKQLMDYKTSKESGKSYDLNFNKRQTLGDDLYDITDTNYGNNNVIGSKDLESHGTHVAGIVAASRNNNKGVNGVAHNVKIMAVRVVPDGDEHDKDVALGIRYAVDNGAKIINTSFGKAYSPNKQWVYDAIKYAAKKDVLIVNAAGNDGKNIDVEKTYPNDSKDLLTEITDNVITIGAMSASYNENLPASFSNYGKINVDVFAPGVAIYATMPKDEYAQNSGTSMAAPSVAGIAALVRSYYPQLSASQVKHILMNSGFKIPFEVIKPGSKNEKVPFSDLSVSGRVVNAYNALKMADRIVNGKK